The sequence ATGGACCATGCCGATTCGAAATTGGAAAGCTGCCCTGAATCGATTTATTATTGAGTTTCCTGAGCGTTTGCAGAACTATATTTAAACAAAAGCAGTTACACGGTTTTGTTTACAGTCTCGAAGTGCGATATTTTTTCTTTGCGGTTCTAGCCCTAACTCTTTACACATTAGATCTCGGTTTTAAGTAATCAATGATGGCATTGGCTTAAAATGACGCACTAAATAATGTTTGATGTATGCCTTTGGCTTTTACTCTGCATTTTCTTAAGGTTTTAATGAATGAAAATTTCTTCCTTTACTTTAAAAAATTACCGGCGGCTAGCCAATGCTACCTTGGTGCTTGATGATAAAACCACTGTGCTTGTCGGAGCGAACAATAGCGGAAAAACCTCTTGCATAGGAGCGCTACATACGTTTCTGAGGGGGCCAGAGAACCTAAATATTCGTGATATATCGAAAAGGAATTGGAAGGAGATTCAACTGCTGGGAAAAAAAGTCGAACAAAAATTTCCTACAAATGAGGAAATAGGAGAACTATCGGGTGATCTAACTGGCTTATTGCCGAGTTTAGATATCGAAATTATGGCAGAAGCAAGTGAAGCATATAAGCTCCGCGACATTCTGCCCGACCTGGAATGGTGCGGTGGTACTTTATCAGTTCGAATTAATTACGAAGCAGTCGATTTCTCCAAATTTTTTCGTGAGTTTGTTGATACGAGAAGCGTAGTATCCAAGCATGGTGGTGAGGTAAGCCTGTGGCCAAAGGATTTATGTGACTTTTTAGAGAAAGGGCGTAATTTCAGTAAATACATAAGACAAAAGCACTATATTTTGAGCAAGGAGGAAGAGTTTAATGAAGCAGGTGAGATTGTTGTTAATGAAATCCTACAGCCCCTCACATCCGAAGCTTTGAAAAAATTGATTAGAGTAGATGTTATATCAGAACAACGAGGCTTAGGATCGGAAGATGCCAAAGTTCAAAAAGGGCCTTATTCAGAAAAGCAGCGTCTCAACAAGTTGCTCCGTGAATATTATGAGCACATTCTTAATCCAGAGGATTTACCTGAGGCCGACGACCTAATAGTACTGGGGCAACAGCAAAAATTAGAAAAGGACTTCACTGACAGATTGAATGGTCAATTTGAAGCTCCTTTCGAAGAACTCAAGAATATGGGATATCCTGGTATCGGAGGTAATCCGACTGTTGAAATATCCGCAATGATAAGCGGCATGGATGCGCTGCGAAAAACCTCATCTGTGCGGTATCGTTTCGATAAAAATGAAGAGGAGTTTCTTCCGGAAAGTTACTTAGGACTAGGTTACCAAAATCTGATTTATTTAACATTCAGGCTTTTGGAATTTCGCGATAGATGGATGCGTGTTGGTAAATCAGCATCATATGACGGCAGTGTTGAAGCGCAAAGTGAGCCAATTCATTTGGTCTTAGTCGAGGAGCCTGAAGTGAACCTGCACGCGCAAGTTCAGCGTGTCTTTGTATCGAAAGCTTATAATACGTTGAGAAATCACTCAAATTTGCGGGACAGGGAAACTCAACAAGACAACCCTGAATACCAAACCCAGCTTGTGATTAGCACTCATTCAAGCCATGTCGTCAATGATATGGACTTCAAGTCCTTGCGTTATTTCCGACGAAATAGTGCTGACAAGTCAATTTTAATGGACCATACATCAATCGCGAACTTATCAGAGCTTTTTGTAAATCCGAAAAATGAGATTTTGTTTGTTAGAAAGCATTTGAAGCTCACTCACTGTGATATTTTCTTCGCTGATGGAGTCATTTTCGTGGAAGGTCAGGCCGAGAGTCTACTCGTACCAGAATTCATTAATAAGAGCTTTCCAAGCCTGTCGAATCGCTACATTTCCATCATCGAAGTGAGTGGAGCACATACGCACAAATATAAAGACTTAGTTGAAAAACTTGGCGTTGCGACTCTGGTTTTGACCGATATTGACTCAGTTGATAAGGATGGAAAGAGCTGTTTCCCACAAAAGAAAGAAGGCCAACTAACTAATAACGATACATTGAGGAAATGGCATCCGAGAATAGAATCGTTGGACGACCTAATAGACTTAAAATCAGTTGGGCATGGGATGAACAGTAATGGAGCACCACTTTACGTTGCCTATCAGAAGCCAACACAGATTTCTGGTAAGGAGGTATTGTCTCGAACATTTGAAGATGCTTTGATTTTGGCAAACTTCGAGGATGACTTTTTCCAGAAGAAAGAGAGCATCAATGATGCAAAATTTAATTTTGAATATGGCATAAAGTCACTATCAGAATCACTTTATGATTACGTACAAAATTTAAAGAAAGGCGACTTTGCTTTTAACTGCCTTTTTCATCTATCTGACAACGAGACAATAAGCTTCACTCCCCCTAAATATATGAGCGACGGCCTAATGTGGTTGGAAAAGCAACTTTTACCAAGTTCGTAGAGAGAAAACATGTCAGAAGAATTTTATTTGGCAGAAACAAAGCCTGTCGACTATGACTGTAGCGTTGACATTGGTATACAGGACTGCCTGAGCATAGCGTCGGGTAAAAGCTTCATTACCTTTGCGGGAGCTGGTTCCGGTAAAACATACTCTTTAAAGGAAGCTCTTGATTATCTTAAAGAGAGGTATTCTAGTGATTTTATTCGTCAAGGAAAACAAATCTCAGTTGTCACTTTTACTAATAATGCTGCTGACGAAATAAAAGATCGGATCGAACAAAACATAATCTTCTCTGTCTCTACAATTCATAGCTTTTGCTGGTCGGCAATTTCCGGATTTGATCAAGATATTCGCAAGTGGTACTTGGAGACGATTCCCAATGACATAGCGAAGATTCAAGATGAAGAAAATCGTGGGCGCGCTGGTAAAGCTTCTGATGCTCGAAAAAGGACTATCAGTCGCTTGATTGAAAAGTTGGAATGGTTGTCAGAACCGCGCTCCTTCATTTACGATCCAAATGGTGTAAATTCTTCTGAAAATTCGCTATCGCACTCGGATGTCTTGAAAATTTTCTCAAACTTTCTGACTACCAAACCAATGATGGGGGAAGTCATAGTGAATAAGTTCCCTTTTATATTTATTGATGAAAGTCAGGATACGAACAAAGAGGTAATCAATGCGTTCTTTGAATTGAAAAATGCCAAATATGATAAAGTCGTCGTTGGCTTGTTCGGTGATACTATGCAACGTATTTTTGGCGGTGGCGAACCTGATCTAGGAAAGACTAAGCCAAATGACTGGGTAGTATTTGACAAGAAAATGAACCACCGTTCAGCTAGACGTATTGTTGGCTTGGGTAACCAAATTCGAAATGAAGATGATAAACGAAGTCAGTATGCTCGACATGGCGCTGTAGAAGGCTTTGTTCGTTATTTTCTGCTTCCCCTCGGAATTGAAAATAAAAACGAAGTTGAGACCAGTATTCGCGAGGCTATGGCGAATATTACGAAAGATGTGGATTGGGCAGATACACAATCTAAGGAGACAGCTATTTTGCTGTTAGAGCATAAAATGGCTGGGCGTAGACTTGGCTTTGATGACATGTGGGATAAGCTTTCAAAGTCAGACAAGATAAAAGATCGAATTTCTGAAGGTGAAAATAACGAGTTGAATTTTTTCTCTAAAATTGTTTTTCCTTTGGCCGAAGCGAGCCTGAACGATAGGCGATCAGAATTAATGTCTATTTTAAGGGAAAGTAAGTCACCACTTCTAGATGCTAGTGTATTAGAGTCCAATAGAGAAGATCCCCTCGAACTCGCCAGAATGGCCGAACATGAGTTTAGAAATGTGGTTTCGAGTAAGAATGTCAGCTTTCGTTCGGTTCTAGAAATACTTTCTGAGCACAAACTGCTTAAAATTCCAGAAAAATTACAGGCGTTTGTGTCAAACTTTGAAGAAAGTGGGGATGAATTAGAGTCAGGCCAAGCTATACACGAGGCTGAGGAAGATCGTGTAGTCGCGGACAATAGTGAGTTTACTGCGTGGTCTGAAGCCTTAGAAACTGAATTCTTTCAAATTCGAAACTATAAAGAATACATTGATGAGGATTCAATATTTCGAACCCATCAAGGTGTTAAGGGTAACGAATTCGAACGTGTAATGGTAATCATGGATGATAATGAAGCAGGTGGATTTCTGTTTTCATATGAGCAGTATTTTGGTGTGAAGGAACTTTCCAAAGCGAGCCAGAAAAAAAGAGATGCAGGTGAAGAAACCGGTTTGGATCGCACCCGCAGATTGTTTTATGTCACATCCACGCGGGCGAAGACCAGTCTCGCACATGTAATTTATACGTCGGATATGAAAAAAGTAAAAAAATATCTCATCGATAAAAAATTTGCGCGAGAAGATGAATTTATAGAAATTAGTAATTTGAATTCAATAAGCGAATGATGATTTCAATAATACCAAGTTTCTGAATTAAGAATGATTAGGTGATCAAGGTGACTTTCGTTAAATATGCCCAATTCATGCCAGTATTATAAATATTTGGCAAGTCATATTTAGTATATTATATAGGAATTATTGGTCACGATCATGACGAAACTACAGATAGGATGTGCCATCCTTGCCGGTGAGGTCTCGGCCATCACCTAAGGCTTTGAGAGCAGCTTCCATGTCGAAGGTTGGTTTTGTCATAAGTCATATCTTTTGGTCTAATGATAAAGAAATGACACAGAATTTTGAACACTATCTATGCCGCTATTGGGCACACCCCAAACGGCCGTTAGACCGGATTGCGCAACTTCAACCTAAACAGGACTACTTCGTGACAATGTCAAAAAACCCTTACTACCGGCTTTTGTCAGCCTTTCTAGCCCTATGTTATCTGCATTTGGGGGGATGCGCTGCCAACCCAACAAGCAGCGAGGCGAAGGCGGACGCCAGTACAACGAATCTTTATGACCAGTATATGGCAGAGGAGCGCGCTTGGGCCGGGTTAACGACCAACACCCTGGCAGTGCGTAAAAACCTTGATATTGTGTATTCCGAAGGGGGAAAGCGGGGTGCGCCGGTGCTGATCCTGCTGCACGGCTATTACGGCGATCGTAACAATTGGAACCGGGTTGCGTATCAACTGCGGGACCGCTTTCATCTGATTATTCCGGATTTGCCCGGCCACGGGGACAGCAGTGTGCACCCCGAGGCGGATTACACCTTCGCTGAAACTTCCTTCGTGTTGAGTGATTTTATTGATCAGCTGAAGATTCGCCGTTTCAACTTGGCAGGACATTCCATGGGAGGAGGCATCGCCATCCAGTGGGCGATGTCCAGGGGCAAGCAAATTGACCGTATGATTCTGGTGGACAGTGCAGGTAAATATCCCGGCAATACCTCGGTAATCGCCCGTCAGATGATGGACGGGGCGAACCCGATGCGAATTGCGCAGCCCGGAGACGCGCGCCGGGTTTTATCCATGGCGATGTCATTACCGCCGTTTGTTCCGCATCAGGTTATGAACGATTTTGAAACCAAACAATTAAAACGCACGGCGGTTTATGATGAAGTGATGGCGGATATGCTGGCGCGGGATAAATCACTTGACGTGCGGTTTTTTAATGCGGCACTCAGATTATTCAAAATGCCTGTGTTGATCCTTTGGGGCGACCAGGACGCGATTTTCAGTGTGGATGTAACCAAGCAATACATGGAAAACCTGGGGGAGGCAAAGCTGGTAATTCTGGAAGGGGTAGGGCACACACCGATTCTGGAAGCGCCCTGGCCAACCGCAAAGGCAATGGCGTCTTTTTTAACAGAATAAACTTAAGCGACTGTAACCTGGTTGCGTCCGTGCTTTTTGGACCGGTATAAAGCCGCATCGGCCCGTCGGATTAGCTCGTCTTTGCCCGGGATGTCATCTTGCAACATGGAAACGCCGATACTGATGGTGACGGTCAGTTGCTGTCCTTCATGCAGAACGCGGTGATTGGCGACTGAGCTGCGTATGCGTTCGGCGACTTCTTCTGCTCTGGGTATCGACGTTGTGGGTAAAATTACCACCATTTCCTCGCCGCCGTAACGGGCAACCAAATCACTTGCGCGACAAGTGGACTTAATCAGTTGAGAGACCTCCCGCAATACCTGATCGCCCACCTGATGCCCCCAGGTATCGTTGAATTGTTTGAAGTGATCAATATCAATCAGTAGCAACCCCATGTCGCGATGGTGGGTTCGGGACGATTCAATTTCCTGGTTCAAGGCATTTTGAAAGTATTCGTGGTTAAACAAGCCGGTGAGTCCATCAAATGCGGCTTTGCGGGAAAGTTCAAGGCGTCCGGCCGCTGCCATGACGATAATTTCCAGCGTGTCGAAGCGTTCCTGGGTAAAGGTCCCGGTGGCCAGATTATTTTCCAAATAAAGCAGTCCGATCAGCTCTACGCTGTCACCGCTACCGGAAACAATCGGCAAACAGAGCACGGAGCGGACCTGGTGCTGATGGATATAGTCATCCAGATCCAGTCCCGGAATTTCATTTTGTTTGGTCTGTGCGTCGTGAATAACGACGCTGGTTTGGGTGCGCATCACATAGTTAACCAGCGCCTGAGGCAGGCTGCCTTGTTCAATCGGCAATGATTGCAATACCCGTGGAGTGCTTTCCACGCTGGATTCACCTTCGATACAGTAAAGGCCCTCGGCGTTGCGAAGTATCAATAACCCGCGCTGAGCACCGGCGAACTCCACCGAAGTGGCGATTATGGCTTCCAGCATGCGGCTATGTATTTTTTCATCCGCGATGGATTTCAGGGCTTTCATCAGGGCGGTGATATCAATGCTGTCCAGCCGTTCCGTTTGCGTTCCCAGTCGTGGTGATGCAGGTTCGTTTTGGCGCAGCTCCATCAGCAAATGCGGGAACCGCTGGTGCAGGTTTTGTACTTTTGCTTGAGCACCCCAGCGTGCATACAAATCCCTGGCCTGAATCAGATAGGGACGCGCGACGGTGATACGCCCGGCAGCAAGGTGCATACAGGCGCAAAGTTCACTGGCCAATGCTTGTTCCTGAATAAACCCGTTATCTGCGCTGCATTGGATCGCTTCGTCGAACAGCGTATTAGCCTTGTATTGTTTTCCGGTAACCCGCAACCGTTCAGCCTCTACGATCAGAACTTTGTGACGATAATTTTCAGGGCAGCTTTTTGCCCAGGCTTTGAGTTTGGTGTGAACCCGTTTGACTTGGCGTAGCAGTTTGCGCTTTTGGGTGCTATCGGCATCGGCGACATTCGCCAGCCGGATCAAAGCGTCCACCATATAGACGCGGGCTGTTTTAAAGAAGCCACCCACCAGGCTGTCTTCGATGGCGGTACTATCGGCTTGCTCCAGAGCGCCTTTTATATCCCCAAACAGATAGCGTAGCCAAATGGACAATTCATGGTCCGTAGAGATCAGGGTTTTGTCGCCAATCTGGGCATGTTGCTGCCGTTTCTGCTCGATATTGTATTGGGCGCCGGTGAGTACAGCCGGATTCTTGGCTAGCCCGAGAAGGTTGTCGCAAACCTGCAGCAAAGCGCTGACGTAGTCCAGGTTATTGCCTTGCTTGAGTGACTTCACGGCAGCATGACATTGCTGAAGTTCTTGCTTGAGTTGCAATAGGTCGTAGCCTGCATCCAACAGGTTATATAGACTGATTTCCCAAGCCAATACCGCGTACTCAAAATCGCCGTTTTCCATCGCCATGCGGTACGTTTGTTTTAATGGCTCGATGGTTGTTTGCACTGGTTCTTTCCAGTGTCTCACCATCGCGTTGAACACATGCATGCAGCGTGTCTGCATGGGCCTGAATTGAAACCGATTTGCCAGTTCCAGGGATAAACGCCCGAATGCATGGCCCTCATCCACTCTGTTCAACTGACTCGCAAGTACCATGCCATAGACTGCCCAGGAACCCAGAGAGTTGGTGCAATGACCGAATTGATATTGAATACGGACTGAGCGCAAGGCCATCATCGCAAACATGTCCGGCTGAATAAATATTACCGCAGATCCGACCCGTTCCCCGATGTCATGGGCTGCAATATGATTCGGGTCTGTCATGGCCGGGGCTTTGGCCATTGCTG is a genomic window of Ketobacter sp. MCCC 1A13808 containing:
- a CDS encoding ATP-dependent nuclease; translated protein: MKISSFTLKNYRRLANATLVLDDKTTVLVGANNSGKTSCIGALHTFLRGPENLNIRDISKRNWKEIQLLGKKVEQKFPTNEEIGELSGDLTGLLPSLDIEIMAEASEAYKLRDILPDLEWCGGTLSVRINYEAVDFSKFFREFVDTRSVVSKHGGEVSLWPKDLCDFLEKGRNFSKYIRQKHYILSKEEEFNEAGEIVVNEILQPLTSEALKKLIRVDVISEQRGLGSEDAKVQKGPYSEKQRLNKLLREYYEHILNPEDLPEADDLIVLGQQQKLEKDFTDRLNGQFEAPFEELKNMGYPGIGGNPTVEISAMISGMDALRKTSSVRYRFDKNEEEFLPESYLGLGYQNLIYLTFRLLEFRDRWMRVGKSASYDGSVEAQSEPIHLVLVEEPEVNLHAQVQRVFVSKAYNTLRNHSNLRDRETQQDNPEYQTQLVISTHSSHVVNDMDFKSLRYFRRNSADKSILMDHTSIANLSELFVNPKNEILFVRKHLKLTHCDIFFADGVIFVEGQAESLLVPEFINKSFPSLSNRYISIIEVSGAHTHKYKDLVEKLGVATLVLTDIDSVDKDGKSCFPQKKEGQLTNNDTLRKWHPRIESLDDLIDLKSVGHGMNSNGAPLYVAYQKPTQISGKEVLSRTFEDALILANFEDDFFQKKESINDAKFNFEYGIKSLSESLYDYVQNLKKGDFAFNCLFHLSDNETISFTPPKYMSDGLMWLEKQLLPSS
- a CDS encoding UvrD-helicase domain-containing protein — translated: MSEEFYLAETKPVDYDCSVDIGIQDCLSIASGKSFITFAGAGSGKTYSLKEALDYLKERYSSDFIRQGKQISVVTFTNNAADEIKDRIEQNIIFSVSTIHSFCWSAISGFDQDIRKWYLETIPNDIAKIQDEENRGRAGKASDARKRTISRLIEKLEWLSEPRSFIYDPNGVNSSENSLSHSDVLKIFSNFLTTKPMMGEVIVNKFPFIFIDESQDTNKEVINAFFELKNAKYDKVVVGLFGDTMQRIFGGGEPDLGKTKPNDWVVFDKKMNHRSARRIVGLGNQIRNEDDKRSQYARHGAVEGFVRYFLLPLGIENKNEVETSIREAMANITKDVDWADTQSKETAILLLEHKMAGRRLGFDDMWDKLSKSDKIKDRISEGENNELNFFSKIVFPLAEASLNDRRSELMSILRESKSPLLDASVLESNREDPLELARMAEHEFRNVVSSKNVSFRSVLEILSEHKLLKIPEKLQAFVSNFEESGDELESGQAIHEAEEDRVVADNSEFTAWSEALETEFFQIRNYKEYIDEDSIFRTHQGVKGNEFERVMVIMDDNEAGGFLFSYEQYFGVKELSKASQKKRDAGEETGLDRTRRLFYVTSTRAKTSLAHVIYTSDMKKVKKYLIDKKFAREDEFIEISNLNSISE
- a CDS encoding alpha/beta fold hydrolase, translating into MSKNPYYRLLSAFLALCYLHLGGCAANPTSSEAKADASTTNLYDQYMAEERAWAGLTTNTLAVRKNLDIVYSEGGKRGAPVLILLHGYYGDRNNWNRVAYQLRDRFHLIIPDLPGHGDSSVHPEADYTFAETSFVLSDFIDQLKIRRFNLAGHSMGGGIAIQWAMSRGKQIDRMILVDSAGKYPGNTSVIARQMMDGANPMRIAQPGDARRVLSMAMSLPPFVPHQVMNDFETKQLKRTAVYDEVMADMLARDKSLDVRFFNAALRLFKMPVLILWGDQDAIFSVDVTKQYMENLGEAKLVILEGVGHTPILEAPWPTAKAMASFLTE